The DNA window GACGCCGTGGCGCTGCAATTCCTTGAGGTGTTGGGTCAGCATCTTCTGGGAGATGCCGGGAAGATCCCGGTGCAACGCGTTGAACCGCTTCGGGCCATCCTTGAGTTCCCACAGGATCAGCGGTTTCCGTTTTCCGTCGACGACGGCCATCGCAGCGTCCAGGCCGCAACTGAACTTGCCTAAAGAACTCACAGGTCACCGCCAATAGTTTCGGAAAGGTAAGTATCGCACCTTTTAGTGGGTACTTGTCGAAAACTCTGCGTCACCTCAACGATGGTGCCATGACAACCACCAAACCCGCAGTGAGTTTCCTCGGCCTCGGCGAGATGGGCTCGGCACTGGCAGGTGCGCT is part of the Mycolicibacterium tusciae JS617 genome and encodes:
- a CDS encoding winged helix-turn-helix transcriptional regulator; translation: MSSLGKFSCGLDAAMAVVDGKRKPLILWELKDGPKRFNALHRDLPGISQKMLTQHLKELQRHGVVHRESYHEVPPRVEYSMTAAGEELLEALNPLGDWATKHINLICAAEAG